AGGGAGTCGTATTGGCCGTAAATGATGATGAGGAAATGGCCACTGTTCGAATAGGAAACGAACTGGGGCGACTTCAACTCGATGACATGAAGTGGGCAAGGAAACCTGAACCGGAAGTTCCCTACTATAGCGTGAGCGTGAAGAAGGTCAGTGATGTTCTGAAGGTGGGGGATGTGATCTCAGTGCAAGTGAAGGGCGAGCAAGAGGAGACCGGGTTTTGGGACCTGGCATTAGAACAGACTCCTCGTGCCGAAGCCGCGCTCATTTGCGCAGAGGCGGAAACCGGCTATGTCAAAGCTATGGTCGGGGGACGAGACTTTAGGGTAAGCCAGTTTAACAGGGCAGTCCAGTCCAGGCGTCAACCCGGTTCTGCCTTCAAGCCTATTATCTATGCCGCTGCCCTGGATAAGGGCTACACGCCTGCCACCATGATTATAGACTCAGCGCTTGTGTTTGAAGATACCGAAAGGGAGTTCACGTGGAAGCCGAGGAATTACGGGGAGAAGTTTCACGGTCCCACGCTTTTCCGAACAGCCCTTGCCAAATCTCGAAATGTCGTCACTGTGAAGATACTGAAGGATATCGGAGTCGATTATGTAATTGAGTATGCAAAAAAACTGGGCATCGAGTCGAGCCTGAGTCGCGACCTTTCTATATCCCTTGGGTCTTCCGGCGTATCACTGCTTGAGTTGCTTCGGGCTTACGGTGTTTTCGTCAACCAGGGATATCGCACAAAACCATGTTTTATCACAAAGATACTTGATCGTGATGGAAACGTTCTGGAGGAGAATTATCCTGAGAGCGAAAAGATCATTGATAAGAGCACGGCCTATGTTGTCACGAACCTGCTGCAGGGCGTAGTTCAAAACGGAACGGGTTGGCGCGTAAAAGCCCTTGGTCGTCCCGTTGCCGGGAAGACCGGCACGACCAATAACCTCTATGATGCATGGTTTGTTGGATACACGCCCCGCTACGTCACTGGTGTTTGGGTGGGATTTGATGAAGAAGAATCCCTGGGGACAGGTGAAACGGGTTCCAGGGCTGCGAGCCCAATCTGGCTGGCATTCATGCAGGCCGTCCTGCGAAACAAGCCCGTGAGGGTCTTTCAGGTGCCAGACGGCGTGGTTTTTGCCAAGATAGACGCCGAGACGGGACTTCTAGCCATTCCGGAATCAAAGGAGACCATCTTTGAATGCTTCAAGGAAGGCACGGTTCCCACCGAATACACAAAAAAGCCCGGCGACATCACTGATCCGGGCCAATTTTTTAAGTTTGATATGTGAGAAGCGGTTACGGAATCCTTACTCTTCGTTTTTCAACCTCCTCCATCAAGTCCTTGGACGTATACAGCACGACGAATTTCTCTTCCAGTTCTTTAACCACGGTCCTGAGTCTGTCGTCAGGCAGGGGGCTGCAGCGAATGTACACATTGCGTCGTTCCTCTTCAGCGGTCTCACGCGTGGACAGAATACTCACAATACGCGCGCCGTGAGAACGGATAACATCAGCGACTTCTTTGATTGAACCGGGCTGATCCTCGAGACTGAAAGCAAACTGAATGCCCCCAGTATAAACTCCCGCAATATTGATCAGTACCTTGAAAATATCCGTCTGCGTTATAATTCCCACCAGGACTTCCTTGTCATTGATGACCGGCAGCGAAGAGATCTTATTTTCAAGCATCAGAATTGCAGCAAATTCCACGGTCTCATCAGGCCTTACAAAGACTAGGTTCTTAGTCATTATGTCCTTGATCTTCATGGAAGAAAGCAGGTAGTTCAGTTCGTACACGTCCAATGTCGTTGCCTTGGAGGGCGCCGCATCCTTTAGGTCCCTGTCACTGACAATCCCCACGAGTTTGCCTTTTTTGTCCACCACGGGCAAGCAGCGGATGTTCTTTTCCTTCATGATAATAGACGCCTTCATCATGGAGGTGTCCTCATCAACTGTAGTCAAATCAATTGTCATCCATCCTTTTACCAACATGTAACAAACCTCCTTAAGAGTCAGTTGCTTGAGCAATACAATAACATTCTTTTTTAATAGATAATCTTAGACTTGTCAAGGATCACTCCGCACTGCCACCGCAACGTCAAAGTCGATCGGGTTTTCCCAAATTAGAAGGAGTTGCGACGCCTAAAATTCGTGCTGTTCTCAAGGCGCAAGCCGCAAATCCGAATATCGAAACTCGAAACAATATCTAAATTCGAATATCAAATGACCTAAACATCTCGCGCGTTGCTGCAATATCTATTTGAAAGTTGCATAGGCATCCTTTGTTTTGAATTTCGGATTTGAGTTATTGTTATTTGTTTCGGATTTCGTGCTTCGAGTTTCGAATTTGCAAAAAGTCAATTAAGCAAATAGTCTTGACATTACCGCAAGTTACTTCTTTGAATGACGTGGCTCCGCACGCCTGCCTCCCCGCCCTGCCAGCAGCTCACTGGCATGATCCAGGGCCTTTTTCGTGATTTTTACCCCTGCGAGCATGCGAGCCAGTTCCTTTACCCGCGTCTCGCCATCCAAAGGCGTTATAGTCGTCCGGGTGCGTCCCTTGTAAACCCCCTTTGCAATCTTGAAGTGGTGTTTGCCGAACCGTGCAATCTGGGGCAGGTGTGTAATGCATATAACTTGATGAAAAGAGGCGAGGCGCCTTAGTTTATCGCCCACCATTTCCGCCACACCCCCGCCAATACCTGAATCCACCTCGTCAAAGATGAGAGTCTCCACGGATTCCCTGGTAGCCAGGATGGCCTTTAAGGCAAGAATGATGCGGGAAAGCTCGCCACCCGATGCAATCTGGGCCAGGGGCCTAAGCTCCTCACCCACATTCGGAGCAATGAGAAAACCAACCCGATCTACGCCCGTGGCTTCTATGCCACTGTTTTGCAAAACAAGGTGGGGGTCCGCATGTTCATCAACGGGTACGGCCTTGAACCGCACCTCAAAACGGGTTTTAGCCATTCCGAGGGAACGTACCTCTTCTTGCACTGCCTTTTCAAGGCGAATGGCCGCCTGCCGTCTTTCGGAAGAGAGCTCGCGGCAAAAGGTTGCGAGTTTTTTGTAGACTGCGGCAAGTGTTCTCTCCGTTTCAGCAATCTGTTCGGGCAAAGATGACACACGCTCTAGTTTCTCTTCAACCTCTTTGGCCCTGGCAAGGACAGACTCAAGGGAGCCTCCGTACTTTCGCTTCAGGTTCCGCAGTGTTTCAAGACGCTGTTCCACAGCGTCCAGTCGCTCACTGTCAAAGACAATGCCCTGGAGATAGGCCTGGAGTTCATTGGAAATGTCTTCCAACTCGAAAGATGCCGACTCCACCCTTTGTGCCACCGGAGCCAGGGCCTGATCTATCTGACTGAGTGATTGGAGGTCCCTTCCGATCCTGGTCAGATGTTCAACGACTGCGCCTTCCACGCCGTAAAGAAGGTCCGCGCACCTGCCCACAGTCTCATATAGGCGCTCGGCATGCTTGAGGCGTTCACGTTCGTGCTCAAGTTGCTCGTCTTCCTCGGGGACTATTAGGGCCTGCTGGATCTCGCGACACTGAAACTCAAGAAGCTCGCGATGTTCGGCTTGTTCGTTTGTTTCACGCTTGAGGTTGGCCAACTTCCTGATCAGCGGGAGCATTTGCTGATAGCAACGGGACACCTTGTGACGGAGTTCAGAAACGCCTCCGAACTGATCAAGGACTTGAAGGTGATGTTCCGGTTTCAGTAAACTCTGATGGGCATGTTGGCCGGCTATGCTCGCAAGGTGCTCACTAATGCTGGAAAGGGTCTGGGTGGTGGCCAGCCGGTCATTGATATAGACCTTGTGGCGGCCGCTTTTCTGAATTATGCGACGGACCAAAAGGCCTTCTGAGAGATCAACTTCGAGCTGCCCGGCAATGCTTGTGGCCGGGCTTTCGAGGGGGATGTCAAAGAGGGCTTCAAGTTCGGCGGTCTCTTCAGAGGTGCGTATCAGTTCGGGCGAGGCACGGCTTCCCAGGATAAGGTTTACAGCGTTTATGATGATCGATTTTCCGGCGCCTGTTTCTCCGGTCAATACGCTTAGACCTTCGTCAAAGCTGATCGAAAGGTCGTCAATGATAGCAAAGTTTCTTATGGATAGTTCACGAAGCATGTTGGTTGGTCAGTGGGCATTTGTCATTGGTTTGATGCCGGACACGAGATGCCCGATTCCGGATGCCGGATACATGTAACCGGACCGATAGAAGTTTCTTCTTGTAAGGTGGGAGCATAGAGAAAATGGGGTTGTGTGTCAAGTCTCGGTGAATGGGGTAAAAATAGCTGTCCCCCTTTTGCGAATGGGGGAAACGACTGAAAATCCCCCTTTTGTAAAGGGGACTTAGGGGGATTTTGCAGGGAATAAAAAGAGTGATGGGGTCAGGCTCAAACGAGCAAGACCCCATCATGAGTTCCACCTTCTAACCTGAAATCAGCTTCAAAGGCTTAAAACAAGTAAGACACGCTCAAATCCGTGATGTAAGCCTCTCCGGCGCCATCCTCAAGATAGGGTTGATCATCATCGTAGCGCAGGTAGGTAAAACCGCAACCAACTGAGACGTTATCTGCAACTAGATAATTAGCTGCCACTGAGAGATCCGTCTGCGCAACATCCAGATCGGAATAAGTATGTACTGTGGAAAGGTCATAGTCGTAAGTTGCTGCCATGGCCGCAGGGACAGAGCTGGTGTAGTCGTTCAGTTGATCCATCTCTGCCGTAGAATCCGTATAAGTACCGGTAAAAGAGAGGTTAAGCTTTTCATTCACCACATAGTTAGCTGCCAGAATAAAGGTACTGGTCTCGGTCTCGTAATCTGTCTTTTCACTAAACGACTCAGACTGAGCCACGTTGGTAGCGCCAGCTCACCCATCAAAGACGGGTACGCAGGCAAGGGTCTCCGTCTTTGTCCAGTCATAGACATAGGAAAGATTGAAACTCAACTTAGCCGTGGGAGCATACCACAGGTTTATTGATGGCATATGTGATTCCTGCTGCCAGTCTGATACGTCATCGTTTTCTTTGTCAAGCCAACGATAGTTGGCAGTCAGAGAAAGGTTGGGCTTCACAGACCAGATAAGATCTGCCGTTATCTCATTTACATCGGTGGGCTGGTTGCTCAGGGTAGCAGTTCTGGTGTCTTGCCTGTCCGAATAATAGACAGG
This portion of the Deltaproteobacteria bacterium genome encodes:
- a CDS encoding CBS domain-containing protein encodes the protein MLVKGWMTIDLTTVDEDTSMMKASIIMKEKNIRCLPVVDKKGKLVGIVSDRDLKDAAPSKATTLDVYELNYLLSSMKIKDIMTKNLVFVRPDETVEFAAILMLENKISSLPVINDKEVLVGIITQTDIFKVLINIAGVYTGGIQFAFSLEDQPGSIKEVADVIRSHGARIVSILSTRETAEEERRNVYIRCSPLPDDRLRTVVKELEEKFVVLYTSKDLMEEVEKRRVRIP
- a CDS encoding PBP1A family penicillin-binding protein codes for the protein MKPTKAKPGKKGTLRRLLYLFYGTVLLVSVFAGLFAGAAYFYFTRDLPQISSLKDYRPPIITTVYSDDNRKIAEFYKERRIIIPLSKMSKMLIDAFVSAEDARFYKHEGIDFFSVVRAFLKNIEAGTIIQGGSTITQQVAKSFFLSTEKSYSRKIREAILAYRIDKAFTKEEILFLYLNQIYLGHGAYGVGAAAENYFGKSVFELNLAECALLAGLPQAPSRYSPFIHPEQAKQRQIYVLNRMITEGHITNLQATESIGTKLDIKRRRNWYIEEVPCYTEYIRQYVEEKYGKDVLYKEGLKIYGAVNIEMQKAARTALNDGLGALDKRQGYRGPLKYLEPEEIETFSQQIHRTIEREPLERHKVLEGVVLAVNDDEEMATVRIGNELGRLQLDDMKWARKPEPEVPYYSVSVKKVSDVLKVGDVISVQVKGEQEETGFWDLALEQTPRAEAALICAEAETGYVKAMVGGRDFRVSQFNRAVQSRRQPGSAFKPIIYAAALDKGYTPATMIIDSALVFEDTEREFTWKPRNYGEKFHGPTLFRTALAKSRNVVTVKILKDIGVDYVIEYAKKLGIESSLSRDLSISLGSSGVSLLELLRAYGVFVNQGYRTKPCFITKILDRDGNVLEENYPESEKIIDKSTAYVVTNLLQGVVQNGTGWRVKALGRPVAGKTGTTNNLYDAWFVGYTPRYVTGVWVGFDEEESLGTGETGSRAASPIWLAFMQAVLRNKPVRVFQVPDGVVFAKIDAETGLLAIPESKETIFECFKEGTVPTEYTKKPGDITDPGQFFKFDM
- the recN gene encoding DNA repair protein RecN; its protein translation is MLRELSIRNFAIIDDLSISFDEGLSVLTGETGAGKSIIINAVNLILGSRASPELIRTSEETAELEALFDIPLESPATSIAGQLEVDLSEGLLVRRIIQKSGRHKVYINDRLATTQTLSSISEHLASIAGQHAHQSLLKPEHHLQVLDQFGGVSELRHKVSRCYQQMLPLIRKLANLKRETNEQAEHRELLEFQCREIQQALIVPEEDEQLEHERERLKHAERLYETVGRCADLLYGVEGAVVEHLTRIGRDLQSLSQIDQALAPVAQRVESASFELEDISNELQAYLQGIVFDSERLDAVEQRLETLRNLKRKYGGSLESVLARAKEVEEKLERVSSLPEQIAETERTLAAVYKKLATFCRELSSERRQAAIRLEKAVQEEVRSLGMAKTRFEVRFKAVPVDEHADPHLVLQNSGIEATGVDRVGFLIAPNVGEELRPLAQIASGGELSRIILALKAILATRESVETLIFDEVDSGIGGGVAEMVGDKLRRLASFHQVICITHLPQIARFGKHHFKIAKGVYKGRTRTTITPLDGETRVKELARMLAGVKITKKALDHASELLAGRGGRRAEPRHSKK